Proteins from a single region of Microbacterium sp. zg-Y818:
- the cydD gene encoding thiol reductant ABC exporter subunit CydD — MASQDADAPPRVGGRPLDPRLLKYTRASRSFFAAIAAIGLAQTLVIVAFAWLLTCAIVGAIEGMPWGELSGILTSLAGVIVLRAALLWVRETVAARASARVQAQLRANLVEAVGELGPGWLARHNSAHLALTAGRGLDALDAYFARYLPQLAQTAIATPLIIAVMWWMDWISGLTVVLTIPLIPFFMILIGLATRAVQDKQWQTLRQLAARFADTVRGLSTLTVFGRQHRAVASIQRITERYRDQTMRVLRVSFLSGFALELLASLSVAIIAVSIGFRLLEGELALLVGLFVLLLAPEAYLPLRQVGVQFHAAAEGVSATDDVFAVLDEAAARRADRPGAAGPTGAEPAAEAGGAASGPLVLRDLRVRYGDRSLAPVDLRADAGELVLLEGPSGAGKSSVFAALRGAAEFDGEATLGGVALTRLRPDRWMAWAGQHPGLISGTVADNVALGAPSPDPATVARALTLAGAVDIDPARELGVQGAGLSGGQAQRVAVARAIHRYLAGAASVLALDEPSAALDAQTEDVLWQNLRGLADAGATVLLISHRTTARAYADRVVRLQTAEVPA; from the coding sequence ATGGCTTCGCAGGACGCGGACGCACCACCGCGCGTCGGCGGCCGCCCCCTCGACCCCCGGCTGCTGAAGTACACGCGCGCGTCGCGATCGTTCTTCGCGGCGATCGCGGCGATCGGACTCGCGCAGACCCTCGTCATCGTCGCCTTCGCGTGGCTGCTCACCTGCGCGATCGTCGGGGCGATCGAGGGGATGCCATGGGGCGAGCTCTCCGGCATCCTCACCTCGCTCGCGGGGGTCATCGTCCTGCGCGCCGCGCTGCTGTGGGTGCGTGAGACGGTCGCCGCCCGCGCCTCGGCGCGCGTGCAGGCGCAGCTGCGCGCGAACCTCGTCGAGGCGGTCGGCGAACTCGGCCCCGGCTGGCTCGCCCGCCACAACTCGGCGCACCTCGCCCTGACCGCCGGGCGCGGCCTCGACGCCCTCGACGCCTACTTCGCCCGCTACCTTCCGCAGCTGGCGCAGACGGCCATCGCGACGCCGCTCATCATCGCCGTGATGTGGTGGATGGACTGGATCTCCGGCCTCACGGTGGTGCTGACCATTCCGCTCATCCCCTTCTTCATGATCCTCATCGGCCTGGCCACCCGCGCGGTGCAGGACAAGCAGTGGCAGACCCTGCGGCAGCTGGCCGCCCGCTTCGCCGACACAGTGCGGGGACTGTCGACGCTCACCGTGTTCGGCCGGCAGCACCGCGCCGTGGCGTCGATCCAGCGCATCACCGAGCGCTACCGCGACCAGACCATGCGGGTGCTTCGCGTGTCGTTCCTCTCCGGGTTCGCCCTGGAGCTGCTGGCCAGCCTGTCGGTGGCGATCATCGCGGTGTCGATCGGGTTCCGCCTGCTCGAGGGCGAACTGGCGCTGCTCGTGGGCCTCTTCGTGCTGCTGCTCGCGCCGGAGGCATACCTGCCGCTGCGCCAGGTGGGCGTGCAGTTCCACGCCGCCGCCGAGGGTGTTTCCGCCACCGACGACGTCTTCGCGGTGCTCGATGAGGCTGCCGCCCGCCGCGCTGACCGGCCGGGCGCAGCGGGCCCGACGGGAGCCGAACCCGCTGCAGAGGCCGGCGGTGCGGCATCCGGTCCACTCGTGCTGCGCGACCTGCGCGTGCGGTACGGCGACCGCTCGCTTGCACCCGTGGATCTGCGGGCGGATGCCGGCGAGCTCGTGCTGCTGGAAGGACCGAGCGGCGCCGGAAAATCCAGCGTCTTCGCGGCGCTCCGCGGCGCGGCCGAATTCGACGGCGAGGCGACGCTCGGCGGTGTCGCCCTCACCCGCCTGCGCCCTGACCGCTGGATGGCGTGGGCTGGCCAGCACCCCGGCCTCATCTCGGGGACGGTCGCCGACAACGTCGCACTGGGCGCCCCCTCCCCCGACCCCGCGACGGTGGCGCGGGCACTCACGCTGGCCGGCGCCGTCGACATCGATCCGGCGCGGGAGCTCGGCGTGCAGGGAGCGGGACTGTCGGGTGGGCAGGCGCAGCGGGTCGCCGTGGCGCGCGCGATTCACCGGTACCTCGCCGGCGCGGCATCCGTGCTCGCCCTCGACGAGCCGAGCGCGGCCCTCGACGCGCAGACCGAGGATGTGCTGTGGCAGAACCTGCGGGGGCTCGCCGATGCCGGGGCCACCGTGCTGCTCATCTCGCACCGCACCACCGCCCGGGCCTACGCCGACCGCGTCGTGCGCCTGCAGACGGCGGAGGTGCCGGCATGA
- a CDS encoding ArsR family transcriptional regulator, producing the protein MTTRPAGYSAISSYSRVEILHLIQERPQRTVAELVEATKLHANTVREHLQRLIDDGYIVSEIEHRTTRGRPRVLYSAADGGQSFSPVQQRKVREAAQRGDLMRRVLPSELPPELTTEALHQVDALVENLVDAGFDPIVDESELTIDLSPCAHAEVQAGHRQVLCSVHLGLMQGVIAQAGGPLTVDGMRSSCDPRECIVQLSARG; encoded by the coding sequence GTGACCACACGCCCCGCCGGCTACAGCGCCATCTCCAGCTACTCCCGCGTGGAGATCCTCCACCTCATCCAGGAGCGGCCCCAGCGCACCGTCGCGGAGCTGGTGGAGGCGACCAAACTGCACGCCAACACGGTGCGCGAGCACCTACAGCGACTCATCGACGACGGGTACATCGTTTCCGAGATCGAGCACCGCACCACCCGTGGGCGGCCACGGGTGCTCTACAGCGCGGCAGACGGCGGCCAGTCCTTCAGCCCGGTGCAGCAGCGCAAGGTGCGCGAAGCCGCACAGCGCGGCGACCTCATGCGCCGGGTGCTCCCCAGCGAACTGCCGCCGGAGCTGACCACGGAGGCGCTGCACCAGGTCGACGCCCTGGTGGAGAACCTCGTCGACGCCGGCTTCGACCCCATCGTCGACGAGTCTGAGCTGACCATCGACCTCAGCCCGTGCGCACACGCGGAGGTTCAGGCCGGACACCGTCAGGTGCTGTGCTCCGTGCACCTGGGGCTCATGCAGGGCGTGATCGCCCAGGCCGGCGGCCCGCTCACGGTCGACGGCATGCGCTCGTCGTGCGATCCGCGCGAGTGCATCGTGCAGCTTTCCGCCCGGGGCTGA
- the cydC gene encoding thiol reductant ABC exporter subunit CydC: MTTTTNTTAAPRATAADVLRGAMPPARRFWRAAASGFATEASAVALLAVSAWLIVRASEQPAVMYLTAAVVGVRAFALSRAAFRYLERLTSHDAALRQLATTRTALVRRLIPLAPDGLTRTRRGSVLGALVDDVDELQNLPLRVVEPLVASAVVALSAVVFVAFVSWPAALTLLACLIVAALVATLWGWAAGGRAERAIAPLRARLADAVTDHLGSLDVLLAYGAEAESRARIAEADAAVRRAVVRRAGAQAATTAIVSLLAGAASLLAVAVTAPDAATLGGPALAVAVLVPMAVFEVFGAVPLAAAAWRQVHASAERIAESVPADIPAGLVRDAPPATGEAPALGEGLRLRDVSATWPDAATPSLSGVDLDVRPGERVLVVGSSGAGKTTLAHVLVRFLDCTGTYDIGGRSVRDLSPDDVRLTVGLCEQQPMLFDEDIRQNLLFARDTATDDELTAVLSRVGLGPWLAERGGLDARVGERGALVSGGQAQRIALARALLHGFPVLVLDEPTAGVDPAASDALLTDLLQAVSPDQAVVLISHVEVPEGLVDRTVRLDAGRAW; this comes from the coding sequence ATGACCACGACGACGAACACGACCGCCGCCCCTCGGGCGACCGCCGCAGACGTGCTGCGTGGCGCGATGCCGCCCGCCCGCCGCTTCTGGCGCGCGGCCGCATCGGGATTCGCCACCGAGGCGTCGGCGGTGGCCCTCCTCGCCGTCAGCGCCTGGCTCATCGTCCGCGCCAGCGAGCAGCCCGCAGTGATGTACCTCACCGCCGCTGTCGTGGGGGTGCGCGCCTTCGCGCTCTCGCGCGCGGCCTTCCGCTATCTGGAACGGCTCACTTCGCACGACGCGGCGCTGCGCCAGCTCGCCACCACCCGCACCGCGCTGGTGCGTCGCCTCATCCCCCTCGCCCCCGATGGGCTCACCCGCACGCGGCGCGGCTCGGTGCTGGGAGCGCTCGTCGACGACGTCGACGAGTTGCAGAACCTGCCGCTGCGCGTGGTGGAGCCACTCGTCGCCTCGGCTGTCGTGGCCCTCTCGGCCGTCGTCTTCGTGGCATTCGTGTCCTGGCCCGCCGCCCTCACCCTGCTGGCCTGCCTCATCGTGGCCGCACTGGTCGCGACGCTCTGGGGATGGGCCGCGGGCGGGCGCGCCGAACGCGCCATCGCCCCGCTGCGCGCCCGGCTGGCCGACGCCGTGACCGACCACCTGGGAAGCCTCGACGTGCTGCTGGCCTACGGCGCCGAGGCCGAGAGCCGCGCCCGCATCGCCGAGGCCGACGCGGCCGTCCGCCGCGCGGTGGTCCGCCGCGCCGGCGCCCAGGCGGCGACGACCGCCATCGTCTCGCTGCTCGCGGGGGCGGCGTCGCTCCTGGCGGTCGCCGTGACGGCTCCGGATGCCGCCACCCTCGGCGGCCCCGCGCTGGCGGTGGCAGTGCTCGTGCCGATGGCCGTGTTCGAGGTGTTCGGCGCCGTGCCGCTGGCCGCGGCTGCCTGGCGGCAGGTACACGCCTCGGCGGAGCGCATCGCCGAATCCGTGCCCGCCGACATTCCCGCCGGACTCGTCCGCGATGCGCCGCCCGCGACCGGCGAGGCGCCCGCCCTCGGCGAGGGGCTGCGGCTGCGCGACGTCTCGGCCACGTGGCCGGACGCGGCGACGCCGTCCCTCAGCGGCGTCGACCTCGACGTGCGCCCCGGCGAGCGCGTCCTGGTCGTCGGATCCAGCGGCGCCGGCAAGACGACCCTTGCCCACGTGCTCGTGCGCTTCCTCGATTGCACCGGCACCTACGACATCGGGGGCCGCTCGGTGCGCGATCTGTCGCCGGACGACGTGCGCCTGACCGTTGGCCTGTGCGAGCAGCAGCCGATGCTCTTCGACGAGGACATCCGGCAGAACCTGCTCTTCGCCCGCGACACCGCGACCGACGATGAGCTGACCGCGGTGCTCTCCCGCGTGGGCCTCGGCCCGTGGTTGGCAGAGCGCGGCGGCCTCGACGCCCGCGTCGGCGAGCGCGGCGCGCTCGTCTCCGGGGGCCAGGCACAGCGCATCGCACTGGCGCGCGCCCTGCTTCACGGCTTCCCGGTGCTCGTGCTCGACGAACCCACCGCGGGCGTGGACCCCGCGGCATCCGACGCGCTTCTCACCGACCTGCTGCAGGCGGTTTCTCCCGACCAGGCCGTGGTGCTGATCTCGCACGTGGAGGTGCCCGAAGGGCTCGTCGACCGCACGGTGCGGCTCGACGCGGGCCGGGCGTGGTGA
- the cydB gene encoding cytochrome d ubiquinol oxidase subunit II, translating into MDLAYIWFFIVGVLFVGYFVLDGFDFGVGMSLPFLGKDDVSRRQVINTIGPVWDLNETWVIVAGACLFAAFPEWYATLFSGFYLALLLILLALIARGVSFEYRHQRDSVRWRRNFDRMIVIGSAVPAFLWGVAVANIVQGVPLDADHEFVGSLLTLLNPYGLLGGLTTLLLFFTHGLYFVALKTDGKVRSDARALAAKSGIVTVVVAAVFLVWTIMQAVANDAPLLMLSLACAVIAALLLIGSIAANRRNSEGWAFGFGAGTVMFAVLTLWLALFPNVMPSTIDPAFNLTIENASSTDYTLTIMTWAAVIFLPLVLLYQGWTYWVFRKRITRSEIEKAATAVH; encoded by the coding sequence ATGGATCTCGCGTACATCTGGTTCTTCATCGTCGGAGTGCTGTTCGTCGGCTACTTCGTGCTCGACGGCTTCGACTTCGGCGTGGGCATGTCCCTCCCCTTCCTCGGAAAGGACGACGTCTCGCGCCGCCAGGTCATCAACACCATCGGGCCGGTCTGGGACCTCAACGAGACCTGGGTCATCGTGGCCGGCGCCTGCCTGTTCGCCGCTTTCCCGGAGTGGTACGCCACTCTGTTCAGCGGCTTCTATCTGGCGCTGCTGCTGATCCTGCTCGCCCTCATCGCCCGTGGCGTGTCGTTCGAGTACCGTCACCAGCGCGACAGCGTGCGCTGGCGCCGCAACTTCGACCGCATGATCGTCATCGGCTCGGCCGTGCCGGCGTTCCTCTGGGGTGTCGCGGTGGCCAACATCGTGCAGGGCGTGCCGCTGGACGCAGACCACGAGTTCGTCGGCTCGCTCCTGACGCTTCTGAACCCGTACGGCCTGCTCGGCGGACTCACCACGCTGCTGCTGTTCTTCACCCACGGCCTGTACTTCGTCGCACTGAAGACCGACGGCAAGGTGCGCAGCGACGCCCGCGCCCTCGCGGCCAAGTCCGGCATCGTCACGGTCGTCGTTGCCGCGGTGTTCCTGGTGTGGACCATCATGCAGGCCGTGGCGAACGACGCTCCGCTGCTGATGCTCTCGCTCGCCTGTGCCGTCATCGCGGCGCTGCTGCTGATCGGCTCGATCGCCGCGAACCGACGCAACAGCGAGGGCTGGGCATTCGGCTTCGGCGCCGGCACCGTGATGTTCGCCGTGCTGACGCTGTGGCTCGCGCTCTTCCCCAACGTCATGCCGTCGACGATCGACCCGGCGTTCAACCTGACGATCGAGAACGCTTCGAGCACGGACTACACGCTCACGATCATGACGTGGGCCGCGGTCATCTTCCTGCCGCTGGTGCTGCTGTACCAGGGGTGGACCTACTGGGTGTTCCGCAAGCGGATCACCCGCTCCGAGATCGAGAAGGCTGCCACAGCAGTCCACTGA
- a CDS encoding cytochrome ubiquinol oxidase subunit I, producing the protein MDLLDPLLLARWQFGLTTLYHYLFVPLTLGLVLVVAIFQTVWHRTANVAWLHLTRLFGKIFLINFAMGVVTGIVQEFQFGMNWSAYSRFVGDVFGAPLAFEGLMAFFFEATFIGVWIFGWNKLPKGLHLASIWAVVFGSTLSGYFILAANAFMQNPVGYEMAADGGRAELVDIGAVLTNPVVLAAFPHTIFSAWMFAAAVVIAVSAWHLSRAQHIETMRRSLRFGMWFMIVSFAGVAISGDQLSLVMVATQPMKMAAAEAIWNTACGADASFSLFSIGTPDGSEEIWSLRIPYLLSLLSTHSFDGCVEGLNDLQALYTEQFGAGIDYMPIVWVTYWSFRWMIALGGVATLISVAGLWVTRKKATRPVKSWMWKVAIWSAPLPLLGSLVGWVFTEMGRQPWIVFSLMLTEDGVSPNVPGWTVLISLVAFTLIYAALAVVEFGLILKAAQKGPDPLPDPDAEDAGPTSLEDTPTTVY; encoded by the coding sequence ATGGATCTGCTCGACCCGCTGCTGCTTGCCCGCTGGCAGTTCGGACTCACGACGCTCTACCACTACCTCTTCGTCCCACTCACCCTGGGCCTGGTTCTGGTCGTGGCGATCTTCCAGACCGTCTGGCACCGCACCGCGAACGTGGCGTGGCTGCACCTGACGCGACTGTTCGGCAAGATCTTCCTGATCAACTTCGCCATGGGCGTCGTCACCGGCATCGTGCAGGAGTTCCAGTTCGGCATGAACTGGTCGGCCTACTCGCGTTTCGTCGGCGACGTCTTCGGCGCCCCGCTCGCCTTCGAGGGCCTCATGGCCTTCTTCTTCGAGGCAACCTTCATCGGCGTGTGGATCTTCGGGTGGAACAAGCTGCCCAAGGGGCTGCACTTGGCATCGATCTGGGCGGTCGTCTTCGGCTCCACCCTGTCGGGGTACTTCATCCTGGCCGCCAACGCGTTCATGCAGAACCCGGTCGGCTACGAGATGGCCGCCGACGGCGGCCGGGCCGAGCTGGTCGACATCGGCGCGGTGCTGACCAACCCCGTCGTGCTCGCCGCCTTCCCGCACACCATCTTCTCGGCGTGGATGTTCGCCGCCGCGGTCGTCATCGCCGTAAGCGCCTGGCACCTGTCCCGCGCGCAGCACATCGAGACGATGCGCCGCTCGCTGCGGTTCGGCATGTGGTTCATGATCGTCTCGTTCGCCGGTGTCGCCATCTCGGGCGACCAGCTGAGCCTGGTGATGGTGGCAACGCAGCCGATGAAGATGGCCGCCGCCGAAGCCATCTGGAATACGGCATGCGGGGCGGACGCCTCGTTCTCGCTGTTCTCCATCGGCACACCGGACGGCTCGGAGGAGATCTGGTCGCTGCGCATCCCGTACTTGCTGTCCCTGCTGTCCACGCACTCGTTCGACGGCTGCGTCGAGGGCCTCAACGACCTGCAGGCGCTGTACACCGAGCAGTTCGGCGCCGGCATCGACTACATGCCCATCGTCTGGGTCACCTACTGGTCCTTCCGCTGGATGATCGCCCTGGGCGGCGTCGCCACTCTGATCTCGGTCGCGGGTCTCTGGGTCACCCGCAAGAAGGCCACGCGCCCCGTCAAGAGCTGGATGTGGAAGGTCGCGATCTGGTCGGCCCCGCTGCCGCTGCTGGGCAGCCTCGTCGGCTGGGTGTTCACCGAGATGGGGCGCCAGCCCTGGATCGTCTTCAGTCTCATGCTCACCGAGGACGGCGTATCGCCGAACGTCCCCGGCTGGACGGTGCTGATCTCGCTCGTCGCGTTCACCCTGATCTACGCCGCGCTGGCGGTGGTGGAGTTCGGGCTGATCCTCAAGGCAGCACAGAAGGGCCCGGATCCGCTTCCGGACCCCGATGCCGAGGACGCCGGGCCCACCTCCCTCGAAGACACCCCGACGACGGTCTACTAG